Proteins encoded within one genomic window of Deinococcus depolymerans:
- a CDS encoding transposase, translated as MARDSFASTEDLQRRARNAPSGAFLAIDFVMVPHAGRTMEGVNYHYSGQAQTRLGHPFTSAALVRFGEDPVPLLERFKVSQVLETTCYPYRTATQEMIHVVQDCLAAGVPMAGLLLDGEFGRDAAVTFSREHQIPVLIRAKANMTVQFEGESLTLGALSRQFPPERCHLYAEFGWRVRRLPVAREVGGFDVLIVWRKVHGEWTRFFLFSTFGGDVTVRSLLRAWKARWGIEVIHRFFKQNLGLGRCHCRTIQAQENWVWCVVEAFHAVLRVRREVICQGFGGASVRDGGLLLEGRR; from the coding sequence ATGGCGCGGGACTCCTTCGCATCGACGGAAGACCTTCAGCGTCGAGCCAGGAACGCGCCTTCCGGCGCGTTCCTGGCCATCGATTTCGTCATGGTGCCCCACGCCGGACGGACGATGGAAGGCGTGAACTACCACTACAGCGGTCAGGCCCAGACCCGTCTGGGCCATCCGTTCACCTCCGCTGCCCTGGTCAGGTTCGGTGAAGATCCAGTTCCGTTGCTGGAGCGCTTCAAGGTGTCCCAGGTCCTTGAGACGACCTGTTACCCGTACCGCACCGCCACGCAGGAAATGATCCACGTTGTTCAGGATTGCCTCGCGGCGGGCGTCCCCATGGCGGGTCTGCTGCTGGATGGAGAGTTCGGGCGGGACGCGGCCGTGACCTTCAGTCGCGAGCATCAGATTCCGGTCTTGATTCGTGCCAAAGCCAATATGACCGTGCAGTTCGAGGGTGAGTCCCTCACCCTCGGTGCGCTGAGCCGGCAGTTCCCTCCGGAACGCTGTCACCTGTACGCGGAGTTCGGGTGGCGCGTCCGCCGCTTGCCGGTTGCCCGTGAGGTCGGTGGGTTCGATGTCCTGATCGTGTGGCGCAAGGTGCACGGGGAGTGGACACGGTTTTTCCTGTTCAGCACGTTTGGTGGTGACGTCACGGTTCGCTCACTGCTGCGGGCCTGGAAGGCCCGCTGGGGGATCGAGGTGATTCACCGGTTCTTCAAGCAGAACCTGGGGCTGGGACGCTGTCATTGCCGGACGATCCAGGCGCAGGAGAACTGGGTGTGGTGCGTGGTGGAGGCCTTTCACGCGGTGCTACGCGTGCGTCGGGAAGTGATCTGTCAAGGGTTTGGTGGAGCCTCAGTTCGGGATGGGGGCCTGCTCCTCGAAGGCCGTCGGTGA
- a CDS encoding IS3 family transposase has translation MCRVLEVSISGYYASRGRPESEKITRDRVLMEKIRTSFEESRGTYGALRIKADLHEQGERVSRQRIGRLMRQAALVTRGKRKLRTTTKVKSSRPVAENILAREFTADGPNQKWVTDITYLPTHEGWLYLATVMDLYSRKIVGWALNERLQTPLVTAALEMAVGCRKPPGGLLHHSDRGSQYTSEVYKQALDRLQAVQSMSEKGECWDNAVQESFFATLKTEMGLGEAQWGRAQTRTEVFEWIEVFYNRRRRHSSLGYRSPTAFEEQAPIPN, from the coding sequence ATGTGCCGGGTTCTCGAGGTGAGCATCAGCGGGTACTACGCTTCGCGGGGAAGGCCGGAGAGCGAGAAGATCACGAGAGATCGCGTGTTGATGGAGAAAATCAGGACCAGCTTCGAGGAGAGTCGGGGAACGTACGGGGCGTTGCGCATCAAAGCCGACCTGCATGAGCAGGGCGAGCGGGTCAGCCGTCAGCGGATCGGGCGACTCATGCGACAAGCGGCGCTTGTCACGCGTGGAAAGCGGAAGTTGCGAACGACGACCAAAGTGAAATCCTCCCGCCCAGTCGCGGAAAACATCCTGGCCAGAGAGTTCACTGCGGACGGCCCAAACCAGAAGTGGGTCACGGACATCACGTATTTACCGACGCATGAGGGCTGGCTGTACCTGGCAACGGTGATGGACCTGTATTCGCGGAAAATTGTCGGCTGGGCGCTGAATGAGCGACTTCAGACGCCGCTGGTCACAGCGGCGTTGGAGATGGCCGTAGGGTGTCGGAAACCACCAGGAGGACTGCTGCATCACTCGGATCGAGGAAGTCAGTACACGAGCGAGGTGTACAAGCAGGCACTGGATAGGTTGCAGGCCGTTCAGAGCATGAGCGAGAAAGGAGAATGCTGGGATAATGCTGTCCAGGAGAGTTTTTTTGCGACGTTGAAGACGGAGATGGGACTCGGTGAAGCGCAGTGGGGTCGTGCCCAGACACGGACAGAGGTGTTTGAGTGGATTGAGGTGTTCTATAACCGTCGTCGTCGCCACTCGTCGTTGGGCTATCGGTCACCGACGGCCTTCGAGGAGCAGGCCCCCATCCCGAACTGA
- a CDS encoding transposase: MSVPKQKFTAEFKQEAVRLVRTTGKSCAQIARDLGVPPHYVVRWKQQQDTQTAAGRPAFTGRGVPALSPQEARLKELERELEIARQERDILKKALACLGQNSTRMGLGRFFAKQP; encoded by the coding sequence ATGTCCGTACCCAAGCAGAAATTCACCGCTGAGTTCAAACAAGAAGCCGTCCGGCTGGTCCGCACGACCGGAAAGAGTTGCGCCCAGATTGCCCGTGACCTTGGCGTTCCCCCTCACTACGTCGTCCGGTGGAAGCAGCAGCAGGACACCCAGACGGCCGCCGGCCGCCCAGCCTTCACCGGGCGGGGCGTCCCCGCCCTTTCACCACAGGAGGCTCGGCTCAAGGAGTTGGAACGGGAACTGGAAATTGCACGACAGGAGCGCGATATCCTGAAAAAAGCGCTGGCCTGTCTTGGCCAGAACAGCACCCGTATGGGGCTTGGCCGCTTTTTCGCGAAGCAGCCCTGA
- a CDS encoding glucose-1-phosphate thymidylyltransferase encodes MKAIIPAAGLGTRLRPLTYTRPKPVLRVAGKPIIVHAIETLQGAGITEIGVVVSDITRVEIQHAIREISGVQVTLINQHEQLGLGHAVLVAREWVGEDDFCVYLGDNLFEFGARPFVERFVAERPAALIALVEVEDPTAFGVAELDGTRITRLVEKPKVPPSNLAVAGLYCFTPQIFSVLAGMPPSARGEYEITDGIQGLIEAGAAVLGQSVVGWWKDTGRPADLLDANRLLLERIVLDVQGTVEDSRITGRVVIPASARVTRSKIVGPVMLGEGVVIEDAYIGPFTSIGQGSVVRGAEVEHSVIDAEARIEQLSTRLQDCLIGVRAQVRGGRTVPRTHKLTISDASVVELA; translated from the coding sequence ATGAAAGCCATCATTCCTGCTGCCGGTCTGGGCACGCGTCTCCGTCCTCTCACGTACACGCGGCCCAAGCCGGTGCTCCGGGTGGCGGGGAAGCCGATCATCGTGCATGCCATCGAGACGTTGCAGGGGGCGGGTATCACGGAGATCGGGGTGGTCGTGTCGGACATCACGCGGGTGGAGATTCAGCATGCCATCCGGGAGATTTCGGGCGTGCAGGTGACACTGATCAATCAGCATGAGCAGTTGGGGTTGGGGCACGCGGTGCTGGTGGCGCGGGAGTGGGTGGGTGAGGATGATTTCTGCGTGTACCTGGGGGATAACCTGTTCGAGTTCGGGGCGCGGCCGTTCGTGGAGCGTTTCGTGGCGGAGCGTCCGGCGGCGCTGATTGCGCTGGTGGAGGTGGAGGATCCGACGGCGTTCGGGGTGGCGGAGCTGGATGGGACGCGCATCACGCGGCTGGTGGAGAAGCCGAAGGTGCCGCCGAGCAACCTGGCGGTGGCGGGGCTGTACTGTTTCACGCCGCAGATCTTCTCGGTGCTGGCGGGCATGCCGCCTTCGGCGCGGGGGGAGTACGAGATCACGGACGGGATCCAGGGGTTGATCGAGGCGGGTGCGGCGGTGCTTGGGCAGTCGGTGGTGGGGTGGTGGAAGGACACGGGTCGCCCGGCGGACCTGCTGGACGCCAACCGGCTGCTGCTGGAGCGGATTGTGCTGGACGTGCAGGGGACGGTGGAGGACTCGCGGATCACGGGGCGGGTGGTGATTCCGGCGTCGGCGCGGGTGACGCGCAGCAAGATCGTGGGGCCGGTGATGCTGGGTGAGGGCGTGGTGATCGAGGACGCGTACATCGGGCCGTTCACCAGCATCGGGCAGGGCAGCGTGGTGCGTGGGGCCGAGGTGGAGCACAGCGTGATCGACGCCGAGGCGCGGATCGAGCAGTTGAGTACGCGGCTGCAGGACTGCCTGATCGGCGTGCGGGCGCAGGTGCGGGGGGGGCGGACGGTGCCGCGCACGCACAAGTTGACGATCAGTGACGCGAGTGTGGTGGAGCTGGCGTGA
- a CDS encoding YceD family protein gives MTDSPRIHLGSLLRSSTEDAHAEGSLDHLQYEQGRALQTLRFAEPAPFEVDVNALGSNEMYLQGTFEPVLVMECARCLREVHVPLEVSLGTLLRYDPAVDAPYLEEAETGEEVLVFGDPDLDLSAYLAETTLLNAPLSVLHDEACRGLCQVCGHDLNEGPCEHMAQVPVEEIDDDLGTPEGSLHAKQNPFAALADLKLPEE, from the coding sequence ATGACGGATTCACCTCGTATTCACCTGGGTTCCCTGCTGCGCTCCTCGACGGAGGACGCGCACGCCGAAGGCAGCCTTGATCACCTCCAGTATGAGCAGGGGCGCGCGCTGCAGACGCTGCGGTTCGCGGAACCCGCGCCGTTCGAGGTGGATGTCAACGCGCTGGGCAGCAACGAGATGTACCTGCAGGGGACCTTCGAGCCGGTGCTGGTCATGGAGTGCGCCCGTTGCCTGCGGGAGGTGCACGTGCCGCTGGAGGTCTCGCTGGGGACGCTGCTGCGCTATGACCCTGCGGTCGACGCGCCGTACCTGGAGGAGGCCGAGACGGGCGAGGAGGTGCTGGTGTTCGGGGATCCGGACCTGGATCTCAGTGCCTACCTGGCCGAGACGACGCTGCTGAACGCGCCGCTGAGCGTGCTGCACGATGAGGCGTGCCGCGGGCTGTGTCAGGTGTGTGGGCATGACCTGAACGAGGGGCCGTGCGAGCACATGGCGCAGGTGCCGGTCGAGGAGATCGACGATGACCTGGGCACCCCGGAGGGGTCGCTGCACGCCAAGCAGAATCCCTTCGCGGCGCTGGCTGACCTGAAGCTGCCGGAGGAGTGA
- the moaC gene encoding cyclic pyranopterin monophosphate synthase MoaC encodes MGAGNTPELTHFRDGLPRMVDVTGKAATSREATAEAWVRLPGEARAALEAGTNPKGDPLVVARLAGLAGSKRTADLVTLCHPIPVTGADVQVTLEAAGVRVLATVRTTAPTGVEMEALTAVTVAALNVYDMLKAASKAIEITGVRLLAKSGGKSGDYQAGAGQPD; translated from the coding sequence GTGGGGGCCGGGAACACGCCGGAACTCACGCATTTCCGGGACGGCCTGCCGCGCATGGTGGACGTGACCGGGAAGGCCGCGACGTCCCGTGAGGCGACCGCCGAGGCCTGGGTGCGGCTGCCGGGCGAGGCGCGCGCGGCGCTGGAGGCCGGCACGAACCCGAAGGGGGATCCGCTGGTCGTGGCGAGACTGGCGGGGCTGGCGGGCAGCAAGCGTACGGCAGACCTGGTGACGCTGTGCCATCCGATTCCGGTGACGGGCGCGGACGTGCAGGTGACGCTGGAAGCGGCGGGCGTGCGGGTGCTGGCAACGGTGCGGACGACCGCGCCGACCGGGGTGGAGATGGAGGCCCTGACGGCGGTGACGGTCGCGGCGCTGAACGTGTACGACATGCTCAAGGCGGCGAGCAAGGCCATCGAGATCACGGGTGTGCGCCTGCTGGCCAAGTCTGGCGGGAAGAGCGGGGATTATCAGGCGGGGGCGGGGCAACCGGACTGA
- a CDS encoding polymer-forming cytoskeletal protein, whose translation MGAERHNPEARSAAPAWLDLLHLEADGVLTDRERDALQALEQRHGAQVRRQRERLAWGVAALMAPPAPLPRSVAADVAREVRLSACLEAQPALPRSVAARVVADIRLAGELTPAPLPRSVAAQVVRDVRLHEALAGAPALPVGVTERVAVRVAARVTAEAAPRVPAETPGVLRPGAAPVSLNAVGAPPRHNPAPLILVVSLLASLTLLGVSSAWPNLAAGALVLQTLLAQVSPVAGVGLALLLVTSALVSARPTPVTQRLGAGAFALSAALTLPALYGLAGQGTVTFGQDVQVRGRVDGNVINVGGNVHLRAGADVRGEVITLLGDVYRVPEARVAGRVNALLGHAPGDREALETEVPRGLAAVTASAFRPVLGWLGSAAWPQVFVTLTGGALLLLFVSGLAPVLARRQRHAPVRTLALGILALAVLVGPAGGLALAGLLGPALVALALTAVLIALGLSVSAYDVGRALALRARLPVPDAVGGLLGLSAVAASLSVPPLAFGLALVGGAWGAGTLLLARGQAGETLDVADAA comes from the coding sequence ATGGGCGCAGAACGTCACAACCCGGAAGCAAGGTCGGCCGCGCCCGCGTGGCTGGATCTGCTGCACCTGGAGGCGGACGGTGTCCTGACCGACCGCGAGCGTGACGCCCTGCAGGCGCTGGAGCAGCGGCATGGCGCGCAGGTACGCCGGCAGCGTGAACGCCTGGCGTGGGGGGTGGCGGCCCTGATGGCCCCCCCTGCCCCCCTGCCCCGCAGCGTCGCGGCCGACGTGGCCCGCGAGGTGCGGCTGTCGGCCTGCCTGGAGGCGCAGCCCGCGCTGCCCCGCAGTGTGGCGGCGCGGGTCGTGGCGGACATCCGGCTGGCGGGTGAGTTGACGCCGGCCCCGCTGCCCCGCAGCGTGGCGGCGCAGGTCGTGCGGGACGTGCGGCTGCACGAGGCGCTGGCCGGCGCTCCGGCGCTTCCGGTGGGTGTGACGGAACGCGTGGCGGTGCGGGTCGCGGCCCGCGTGACAGCCGAGGCGGCGCCTCGCGTCCCGGCCGAGACGCCGGGTGTCCTCCGGCCCGGGGCGGCGCCCGTTTCCCTGAATGCGGTGGGAGCGCCGCCCCGGCACAATCCGGCGCCGCTGATCCTGGTGGTGTCGCTGCTCGCCTCGCTGACGCTGCTGGGCGTGTCGAGCGCCTGGCCGAACCTCGCGGCGGGGGCGTTGGTCCTGCAGACCCTGCTGGCCCAGGTGTCGCCGGTCGCGGGTGTGGGGCTGGCGCTGCTGCTGGTCACGAGCGCGCTGGTCAGTGCGCGGCCCACGCCGGTCACGCAGCGGCTGGGGGCGGGGGCCTTCGCGCTGAGTGCCGCGCTGACCCTGCCGGCGCTGTACGGCCTGGCCGGGCAGGGCACGGTGACGTTCGGGCAGGACGTGCAGGTCCGGGGCCGGGTGGACGGGAACGTGATCAATGTGGGCGGGAACGTGCACCTGCGGGCGGGGGCGGACGTGCGCGGTGAGGTGATCACCCTGCTGGGTGACGTGTACCGGGTGCCGGAAGCGCGGGTGGCCGGGCGCGTGAACGCCCTGCTGGGGCACGCCCCGGGGGACCGTGAGGCGCTGGAGACCGAGGTGCCCCGTGGGCTGGCGGCCGTGACGGCCTCCGCGTTCAGGCCGGTGCTGGGGTGGTTGGGCAGCGCTGCGTGGCCGCAGGTGTTCGTCACCCTGACGGGGGGGGCGCTGCTGCTGCTGTTCGTGTCGGGGCTCGCGCCGGTCCTGGCACGGCGGCAGCGCCACGCCCCGGTCCGGACGCTGGCGCTGGGCATCCTGGCGCTGGCGGTGCTGGTGGGCCCGGCAGGTGGGCTGGCGCTGGCGGGGCTGCTGGGTCCGGCGCTGGTCGCGCTGGCGCTGACGGCCGTGCTGATCGCGCTGGGTCTGAGTGTCAGTGCGTATGACGTGGGCCGGGCGCTGGCGCTGCGGGCGCGGTTGCCGGTGCCGGACGCGGTCGGGGGCCTGCTGGGGCTGAGTGCGGTGGCGGCGAGCCTGAGCGTGCCGCCGCTGGCCTTCGGGCTGGCGCTGGTGGGCGGGGCGTGGGGGGCAGGAACGCTGCTGCTCGCGCGGGGTCAGGCCGGGGAGACGCTGGACGTCGCGGACGCCGCCTGA
- a CDS encoding helix-turn-helix transcriptional regulator yields MKLHERLRELRSERGLRLKDVAETAGISVPYLSDLERGRTNPSLETLQTLAGAYAITVHDLLEGVEFYGASTEGSLPKGLADLVADPTLGPQITPDWVRTLSRIELRGKRPRDKQDWYEIYLHLKRILN; encoded by the coding sequence ATGAAACTGCACGAAAGACTTCGCGAACTGCGCAGCGAACGCGGGCTGCGGCTCAAGGACGTCGCCGAGACCGCCGGGATCAGCGTCCCGTACCTCAGCGACCTCGAACGCGGCCGCACCAACCCCAGCCTGGAAACCCTCCAGACCCTGGCCGGCGCGTACGCCATCACCGTCCACGACCTGCTCGAAGGGGTCGAGTTCTACGGCGCGTCCACCGAAGGCTCGCTGCCCAAGGGACTCGCCGACCTCGTCGCCGACCCCACGCTGGGACCGCAGATCACGCCCGACTGGGTCCGCACCCTGTCCCGCATCGAACTGCGCGGCAAACGCCCCCGCGACAAACAGGACTGGTACGAGATCTACCTGCACCTCAAACGCATCCTGAACTGA
- a CDS encoding carboxypeptidase M32 → MTTPDPTAPAAHPTMQALKRRLGQVSDLNAAANLLSWEQETFMPEEAAPVRGQQLATLAGLSHELFTAPDTGDLLAAAQPQHPADEAVVRVARRDHAKATRLPTSFVEERTRAQNEAHHAWIDARSRSDFGTFAPHLERMMTLARRQADLMGFDEHPYDALIDDYEPGMRASQVQAVFADLRDRTLPLLERLRAAGDAADYRVLTRPFPPQAQKDFAWQVAGEAFGLQGSFARQDESAHPFQSNFSRSDIRITTRVEPYWPACLFGTWHETGHAMYERGVAERWSRTPVSAGASLGVHESQSRMFENLLARSLPFWERYFPQLQRAAPAVTEGLDAATLYRAVNRVNPSLIRVEADEVTYNFHVMLRFELELALLEGSLAVRDLPDAWNARMQSYLGLTPPDDARGVLQDIHWSAGLIGYFPTYTLGNLLSVQLLEAAQRDPAVAQGVAAAEYGPLRAWLVEHVHQHGRSLTPAELTVQATGQALSADPYVTYLHRKYGEIYQLN, encoded by the coding sequence ATGACCACGCCCGATCCGACGGCGCCCGCCGCCCACCCGACCATGCAGGCCCTCAAGCGCCGGCTGGGGCAGGTCAGTGACCTGAACGCCGCCGCGAACCTGCTTTCCTGGGAACAGGAGACCTTCATGCCCGAGGAGGCCGCCCCGGTGCGCGGGCAGCAGCTCGCGACCCTGGCCGGCCTGTCGCACGAACTGTTCACGGCGCCCGACACGGGCGACCTCCTGGCGGCCGCGCAGCCGCAGCACCCGGCCGACGAGGCGGTGGTGCGCGTCGCCCGCCGCGATCACGCGAAGGCCACGCGCCTGCCCACCTCCTTCGTGGAGGAACGCACCCGCGCGCAGAACGAGGCGCATCACGCCTGGATCGACGCCCGCAGCCGCAGTGACTTCGGGACGTTCGCGCCGCACCTGGAGCGCATGATGACCCTCGCGCGGCGTCAGGCGGACCTGATGGGCTTCGACGAGCATCCCTACGACGCCCTGATCGACGATTACGAGCCGGGCATGCGCGCCTCGCAGGTGCAGGCGGTGTTCGCGGACCTGCGCGACCGGACCCTGCCGCTGCTGGAGCGCCTGCGCGCCGCCGGGGACGCCGCCGACTACCGCGTGCTGACCCGGCCGTTCCCGCCGCAGGCACAGAAGGACTTCGCGTGGCAGGTGGCCGGCGAGGCCTTCGGACTGCAGGGCAGCTTCGCGCGGCAGGACGAGAGCGCCCACCCGTTCCAGTCGAACTTCAGCCGCAGCGACATCCGCATCACGACCCGCGTGGAACCGTACTGGCCCGCCTGCCTGTTCGGCACCTGGCACGAGACCGGGCACGCCATGTACGAGCGGGGCGTCGCTGAACGCTGGTCGCGCACCCCGGTCTCGGCCGGGGCCAGCCTGGGCGTGCACGAGAGCCAGTCGCGGATGTTCGAGAACCTGCTGGCCCGTAGCCTGCCGTTCTGGGAGCGGTACTTCCCGCAGCTGCAGCGGGCCGCGCCCGCCGTCACCGAGGGACTGGACGCCGCCACGCTGTACCGCGCCGTGAACCGCGTGAATCCCAGCCTGATCCGCGTGGAGGCCGACGAGGTCACGTACAACTTCCACGTGATGCTGCGCTTCGAACTGGAACTGGCGCTGCTGGAAGGCAGCCTCGCCGTGCGGGACCTGCCGGACGCCTGGAACGCCAGGATGCAGTCGTACCTGGGCCTGACCCCACCCGACGACGCGCGGGGCGTGCTGCAGGACATTCACTGGTCCGCCGGACTGATCGGGTACTTCCCGACGTACACGCTGGGGAACCTGCTGAGCGTGCAACTGCTGGAAGCCGCGCAGCGTGACCCGGCCGTGGCACAGGGCGTGGCGGCGGCCGAGTACGGCCCGCTGCGGGCCTGGCTGGTCGAGCACGTTCACCAGCACGGTCGCAGCCTCACACCGGCCGAACTGACCGTGCAGGCGACCGGACAGGCCCTGAGTGCCGACCCTTACGTCACGTACCTGCACCGCAAGTACGGCGAGATCTACCAACTGAACTGA
- a CDS encoding folylpolyglutamate synthase/dihydrofolate synthase family protein, with the protein MSAGRDSSADVGVQAWQAQLEWLFARQRFGVHPGLGRVQALLTRLGSPQASFRAVLVGGTNGKGSTAATLAAMLEAGGVRTGLFTSPHLTHFTERFVVDGQELPEEVVADALARVRPAAEALGASFFEIVTALGALLFAEAGVQVAVMEVGLGGRLDATNALEPALSVVTNVGLDHTEFLGDTPQAIATEKAGILRAGRPAVVGVAPEVQPAFDAPGADLWRLDDHLLDLRLRGWQGAQVTLRTPAGPLTLQTPLLGRHGARNAALAALAALRLGVPAAAVTRGAAGTRWPGRLETLPWGAGRVLLDGAHNPDGAQALAATLEELQVGPLPLVFGAAGDKDLGGVVAALRPAVSEVILTRAVLSPRAADPRALAELFAGLPVTVTDTPAAALEVLAGRAAPLALVCGSLYLLGEVRPLLLGRAGERRERWQ; encoded by the coding sequence ATGAGTGCAGGACGTGACAGCAGTGCGGACGTGGGTGTGCAGGCGTGGCAGGCGCAACTGGAGTGGCTGTTCGCGCGGCAGCGGTTCGGGGTTCACCCTGGGCTGGGACGGGTGCAGGCACTCCTGACGCGGCTGGGAAGTCCACAGGCGTCGTTCCGCGCCGTGCTGGTAGGCGGCACGAACGGCAAGGGCTCCACCGCCGCCACGCTGGCCGCCATGCTGGAAGCCGGGGGCGTGCGGACCGGGCTGTTCACGAGTCCGCACCTGACGCACTTCACCGAGCGGTTCGTGGTGGACGGTCAGGAACTGCCGGAGGAAGTGGTGGCCGACGCCCTGGCCCGCGTGCGGCCCGCGGCGGAGGCGCTGGGGGCGTCGTTCTTCGAGATCGTGACGGCGCTGGGCGCGCTGCTGTTCGCGGAGGCGGGCGTGCAGGTGGCCGTGATGGAGGTGGGCCTGGGGGGACGGCTGGACGCCACGAACGCCCTGGAACCGGCGCTGAGCGTGGTGACGAACGTGGGCCTGGACCACACGGAATTCCTGGGGGACACGCCGCAGGCCATCGCGACCGAGAAAGCCGGGATCCTGCGGGCCGGGCGTCCGGCCGTGGTGGGGGTCGCGCCGGAGGTACAGCCGGCGTTCGACGCGCCGGGCGCGGACCTGTGGCGACTGGACGACCACCTGCTGGACCTCCGGCTGCGGGGCTGGCAGGGGGCGCAGGTGACCCTGCGGACCCCGGCCGGGCCCCTGACCCTGCAGACGCCGCTGCTGGGGCGTCACGGGGCGCGCAACGCGGCGCTGGCGGCCCTGGCGGCGCTGCGGCTGGGGGTTCCTGCCGCGGCCGTCACGCGCGGCGCCGCCGGCACCCGCTGGCCCGGGCGGCTGGAAACCCTTCCCTGGGGAGCAGGGCGGGTCCTGCTGGACGGCGCGCACAACCCGGACGGCGCGCAGGCCCTGGCCGCGACGCTGGAGGAACTGCAGGTGGGGCCGCTGCCGCTGGTGTTCGGGGCCGCCGGTGACAAGGACCTCGGCGGGGTGGTCGCGGCGTTGAGGCCGGCCGTGTCGGAGGTGATTCTCACGCGCGCGGTCCTCAGTCCCCGCGCCGCGGACCCGCGGGCCCTCGCGGAACTGTTCGCGGGGTTGCCCGTGACAGTCACGGACACCCCGGCGGCGGCGCTGGAGGTGCTGGCCGGCCGCGCCGCGCCGCTCGCGCTGGTGTGCGGCAGCCTCTACCTGCTGGGCGAGGTGCGCCCCCTGCTGCTCGGCAGGGCAGGCGAGCGCCGCGAACGCTGGCAGTAG
- a CDS encoding manganese-dependent inorganic pyrophosphatase, translating into MLAVFGHLNPDTDAITAALVYARLLARQGLDAQAFRLGELNFETAFVLREAGVDAPALLPELPAGAAVALVDHNESAQSAPNLANLNVTRVVDHHKLGDLSTAQPPYLRFEPVGCTGTILLKLHREAGLSVEPLDARLMLSAILSDTLHFRSPTTTQDDRDAAAFLAPVAGIEDVEAYALAMFAAKSDLGDTPAEALLRMDYKVFPFGEPAQQWGIGVIETTNPAYVFGRQAELLAAMDQVKAQDSLSGVLLSVVDILNETNRTLVLSATEGKVLSEAFGVTVDGPVADLGGRISRKKQIVPTLEGYFAAQG; encoded by the coding sequence ATGCTTGCTGTTTTTGGTCACCTGAACCCGGATACCGACGCCATCACGGCCGCGCTGGTGTACGCGCGCCTGCTTGCCCGCCAGGGCTTGGACGCGCAGGCGTTCCGTCTGGGCGAACTGAATTTCGAGACGGCGTTCGTGCTGCGCGAGGCGGGCGTGGACGCCCCGGCGCTGCTGCCGGAACTGCCGGCCGGCGCGGCGGTCGCGCTGGTGGATCACAACGAGAGTGCGCAGTCCGCGCCGAACCTCGCGAACCTGAACGTGACGCGCGTCGTGGATCACCACAAGCTGGGCGACCTGAGCACCGCGCAGCCCCCCTACCTGCGTTTCGAGCCGGTCGGCTGCACCGGGACGATCCTGCTGAAACTGCACCGCGAGGCAGGCCTGAGCGTCGAACCGCTCGACGCCCGGCTGATGCTCAGCGCGATCCTGAGTGACACCCTGCACTTCCGCAGCCCCACCACCACCCAGGACGACCGGGACGCCGCTGCGTTCCTGGCGCCGGTCGCGGGCATCGAGGATGTGGAGGCGTACGCGCTGGCCATGTTCGCCGCCAAGAGCGACCTGGGAGACACGCCGGCCGAGGCGCTGCTGCGCATGGATTACAAGGTGTTCCCGTTCGGGGAGCCCGCGCAGCAGTGGGGGATCGGCGTGATCGAGACGACCAACCCGGCGTACGTGTTCGGCCGGCAGGCCGAGCTGCTCGCGGCGATGGATCAGGTGAAGGCGCAGGACAGCCTCTCGGGCGTGCTGCTCAGCGTGGTGGACATCCTGAACGAGACGAACCGCACCCTGGTGCTCAGCGCCACCGAAGGGAAAGTGCTGAGCGAGGCCTTCGGGGTCACGGTCGACGGGCCGGTCGCGGACCTCGGGGGGCGGATCAGCCGCAAGAAGCAGATCGTGCCGACGCTCGAAGGGTACTTCGCGGCCCAGGGCTGA